From Streptomyces sp. NBC_00370, a single genomic window includes:
- a CDS encoding TOBE domain-containing protein: protein MNLSIRNQLAGTVSSVTPGEVMAAVKIRLTGGQEITAAITLEAVWELGIAAGTAVNALVKSTEVALATGVVEGVSIRNQLPGTVTGIKAGDAMASVKITVPGGELTSAVTEEAVTDLGLVTGSTVVALIKSTEVSLATV, encoded by the coding sequence ATGAATCTGAGCATCCGTAACCAGCTCGCCGGCACCGTCAGCTCCGTCACCCCCGGCGAGGTCATGGCGGCCGTCAAGATCCGGCTGACCGGCGGACAGGAGATCACGGCGGCGATCACGCTGGAGGCGGTATGGGAGTTGGGCATCGCCGCGGGCACGGCCGTCAACGCCCTGGTCAAGTCGACGGAGGTGGCACTGGCGACCGGGGTGGTGGAGGGCGTCAGCATCCGCAACCAGCTGCCCGGCACGGTCACCGGCATCAAGGCGGGCGACGCCATGGCCAGTGTGAAGATCACCGTGCCCGGCGGCGAACTCACCTCGGCCGTCACGGAGGAGGCCGTGACCGATCTGGGGCTCGTCACCGGATCGACGGTGGTGGCGCTCATCAAGTCCACCGAGGTCTCGCTGGCGACCGTCTGA